The sequence AAAGTTTCCAGTCCGGAAACGGGCTTGTCTTCACAAGCGCCTGAACGGTGGAAAGTTCGATAGTGGTCAGGAGGACGTGGTTACCGATGGCGAGAAGAGGAAGAAGATATACCAGTTACTGGCCGCCCTACGTGCCGGTCGCGGAAAAACGGGCCAAGGCCGCCCGGCAGGCGCAGAAGCTGATGAAGAAAGGGATGCGGATCGACCCCGTCGAGATCGAGGGGCGCACCATTACGCGAAGTTTCTGGGGCAACGGCTGGTGTGAGCACCTGGAATCCTTTTCTGATTACAGCAATCGCCTGCCTCGGGGACGGAGCTATGTCCGGAACGGGTCTGTCTGCCATCTCGATGTTCTCCCCGGCCGCATCGATGCCCTGGTGAGCGGAAGTTCCCTTTACTCCGTTTCAATCTCGATCAAGGAATTGCCGGCCCGGGCCTGGAAGGAGATCAAGAACCGTTGCGTGGGGCAGATAGGTTCCATGCTCGAACTGTTGCAGGGGAAGCTTTCCGATGAGGTCATGCGGATTGTGACGGATAGAGAAAAGGGCCTCTTTCCTGGCCCCAGGGAGATCACGTTCCGCTGCAGCTGTCCGGATTGGGCGGTCATGTGTAAACATGTGGCCGCAGTCCTCTATGGTGTCGGGAATCGGCTAGACAACCGGCCTGAACTCCTTTTTCTCCTCCGCGGCGTCGATCCCGAGGAGCTGATGGGCGCCGGGGTTGCGCTGCCAGCCGCCGTAGCTGAAGGAGAAGGCGGGTTCCTCGCCGAGGAGGATCTGGGGGATATCTTCGGAATCGAACTCGATGCATGCGACCCGAAACCCCGATCCGCAGAGTCTAAGAGGCGTGCGACGGGAAAGGGCGGCGCTTCGGCTCTTCCGGCTGCCCCAGGTAAGAAGGCGCGGCGCCCGAGACCTGCTGCTCGTTCCGCGCGGGCCAAGTCCTCCACAAAAACTCCGCCGAGATCCGCCTCAGCGCCGGCTAGCGTTGAACGTCCCGCCCCAGCCGCGAAGTTGAAGCAAGGAAGGGTGCCGCCGCCCGGGAAGACGCCCTTGCGTACTCCTCCGCCCCCGGCTCTTCCCCGGCTTCGCCCGTCCGGTCAGTCGGTCGCCCGCCTGCGCCGGACCTTGAAGATGACCCCTGCCGAGTTCGCGGAGCGGCTCGACGTAACAACCGCCACCGTCTACCGCTGGGAGTCCACCACCGGCCGCCTCAAACTCAAGGACCGCAGCCTGCAGGCCCTTCGCATTCTGGCCGCTCTGGCAAACAAGTAAGCGGATCGGGCGCCAGACCCGGACATATCAGGCACGCCGGTAAATGGTTGGCGGATCTTCGCCTCGATGCTTTGCCGGAGCAAAACTCCGAAAGAAAGGCGAAAAGATTACTTTCCCGATGCCTCTGTTCGGGAGGGAGTCAGTTGAGCGGGTAGACCCCCCCGTAGTGGAACAGAGATTTTTCTTGACGATCTATTCCATATTGGAATACTACATAATGCATTAAAAGGCCGCAGTGCTTCGGATCTTTGCATATTCCCCATTGTGGGACAGAAGAGGACCTCTGATCACGCCTGCCTTGCGGATGCGGAACAGGCGTATGGCGTCGAATGAGCCCGTTTCCATGCGGAGAAAAGCTTTTTGCCGGATATGAGACAAGAATCCTTCCTCCTCGACTGAAAACTTGGTTGTCCCCAGTCGATCATTTCCGGATGGATACGAAGCCTTTCAAGGCATTCGACGCTCGATGGCGCAATTCTTGTTAGTGGAAAATATAATCATATAAATCTTAATCATTTATGCATGTCTTGAACGAGACGACCTGAAAGGAGATTCGAGATGAAACGGTTGTTCCTGGCGGCGCTTTCGATGGGTTGTATGCTGTTGAACGGCTGGGCGTTTTCAGCGGAAGAGGTTATTTCCCTTCCTGATATCATCGTACAGGGCGAGTTCGAAGAGGCAGATTTTGTGGGGCCGATGTTTACAGAAACCAACACCAAAACAAAAATTACGGAAAAAGCGATGGATGTCCTCGGAACAGGATCCACGATGTCCGTACAGAAAACCATCAATCTCATGCCCTCGGTGAATCAACAGAGCGTTGATCCTTTCGGTCTCGGGGATATCAGCAATTATCATGAATCGTTCAGATTCAGAGGGGTGGAGGCAACCAGTGGCGGCAACCCCGCCTCCCCGGTCAATGTGGAAAACATCCCTGTCAGTGGGAGGCCGGGGGGAGGAGCCAACATCTACGATATGGAAAATTTCAAAAGCGTATCGATCTACAAGGGAGGGCTTCCTGCAGATAAGGCTTTCGGTTTGACAAGCATCGGCGGAAAAATTGATCTGGAGGTTAAGAGGCCTTCGGAAGAATTCAGCTTCGATTTCAGGCAGGCGTTGGGAAGTCATGACGCAAGGAGAAGTTTCCTTCGCCTCGATACGGGATTACTGCCTTCCGATACCGCCGGATTTTTGTCGTACTCCAACACGAATGTAGACAAGTGGAAAGGCGAAGGACATTCCGGCAGGAACAATGCTATGGCTGGGTTGACACATAAACTAGGCGAAAAATTCGAAATCGAAGCATTCTCCATCTATAACAATGCAAAAGTAAACACATACAGGCCGCTCAATTATAAGCAGGCATCTTCTCTGGATAAAAACTACAATTTAGAATACACAAATGATAAAAATGATTATTTTTACTATGATTACAACAAGAACGATTTCGTTGATTTCAATTTTTTTATAAATGCAAAATATAATATTTCAAATGATGCTAAAATAAATTTAAAACCATTCTACTGGAATGATCATGGATATTACTCTGAAACAATCACCATGAAAAATGGACAAAACAGAATCAGAAGATGGGATACAGATCACGATATCGTAGGCGCTCTGGCGGAGTATAATCAGAAAATTCGATCATTCGATTATACAATAGGTTATTTTTACCTTGAACAGGAGAGGCCGGGTCCGCCCACATCCTGGAAATTGTATAAACTCGATTCCGGAGAACTGGTTTTCGACAAGTGGCAAATTCTTTCCAATTCTTCAAAACATCGTCAGCATGCTCCGATTGCGTCAGGGAAATATTCTTACGGTCGATTGACACTGGAAGGGGGTGTCAGATATCTGCGCTATTCGATGCCGGACATAACCACCTACGATGCAACCGGCATCCCGGATGTAAGCTATGAGGAAGCACTTAATTTGACGACGTCCATCGAATCGAAGGCGAGTGCGCCTTCAAAGGATTTTGATAAGATTCTTCCCAATTTTGGTTTGAATTACAAATTCAAAGATTCTTTGAGTGCCTACTTTTCTTATGGCAGGAATTTCGGCATGAGCGTCGCTCTTTATCCTTATTATATTTCTCAGAAAAGCGAATTTTACAAACAAGGCATAACACTTCAAGATCTATGGAATAAACAGGAGCTCGAAATAGCCGATAATTTCGATCTCGGCTTGAGATACATCTCTGAAAAGCTCTATATTGTTCCAACGATCTATTATGCCAAACACAAAAACAAGGCTGCCACTTATTATGACGACTCGCTCGGGGTCAGTTTTCCTGCAACCATTTTCGATGCCGAGGGGTACGGGTTCGAGCTGGAAGCGGGCGCCGTTCCTACCAGGAATCTGTCTCTGTATGCATCCTTTTCTTACAACCGGTTCTATTTTTCTCAGAATATCTATAATCAGGGGGGGGCCGTTGTACCGATCGACGGGAATCAGGTGCCTGACGCCCCGGAATTTCTGGCCAAAGCGCTGCTGAGCTACAGAATCGGCAATTTTTCACTGTCTCCAATCCTGAGATACACATCGAGCAGGTACGGAGACATTTTGCAGACGGAAAAAGTGGATGAAGCACTGATAGTCGATTTCGACATTACGTATACGACAGCGATCCCCAAAATAAACGTCCGCGAATTGGATGTTTCTCTGTCGTTCTACAACCTGATGGATAAAGAATATATCAGCATTATCAACACCTCCGATTATCAGACGCTTGGCTCCACGTATCAGTCCGGCGCCCCTTTTACCGTCTTCCTTTCTGCCGCCGTTCATTTTTAAATAAATCAATCGAGTTTTTGGTCCGATTCGCCTGGCGCATGGGAAGTCATGGGATTCATTCATTTCCATCCGAGCACGGGGCGGTGGGCCTAGCCGGTTCGAAGGCGAGTTGAAACAGGCCGGTGTACCAGGGGGCGCTGCGGGCGCCCGGGATCGGGATGCGCGGGGCGTCCTTTTCCCGGCGGGCGACGGCGGCCAGGAAGCGCAGTCTGCGCAGCCGCAGCCCTTGGGCGAGGATGCCCTCGTACCGGGCCTCGCCGCGGGCCGAAAGCCGCGCGATGGGGGTCAGGTCGTAGCTGATGAGATAGTAGCGGCCGGGCTTGACCAGGGTGAGGGACTCCGCGGCCCCCGGCTCGATCCGGCGCAGGATCGGCTGGGCCTGCTTGATGAAGCCGGGAAGAGACGGGAACGAGATGACCACGTCGCGCAGATCCAGGTCCCAGAGGCGCGTGTGGTAGTCCCGCTCGTCTTCGGCGTCGAGCGGCGGGTCCGCCTCCCGGTAGACGACGGCTTCGGGCCCGGCTCCGGCCAGTTCGGGGATGAAGGGGTGCGGGTCCCGGCGCTCGTAGAAGACCGTCAGGTGCCGCATGGCGCGGGTCACCGCCACGTAAAAGAGGCGGCGTTCCTCCTCGTGCCCCGCTTTGTTCCGGACGGGCTGCCCGGCGATGATGACGGCCGGGAACTCGAGCCCCTTGGCGGTGTGCAGGGTGGCCGCCAGGACGCTTCCCCGGTCCGTCTGATACAGCTGGCGGACGTCGCGTGAGGCGTCGTAGACATAATCGATGAAATCGGCGACCGGCAGGTCTCTTCCCATGGTTTCGTGCAGGTGGTTTTCGAGGATCGAGCGGAACATCCCGACCCACATGTTCTGCGGGGAGTAGCCGCTTTCGGACGTCAGGTCCTCGACCAGGCCCCTCAGGGCGGCCGCGCTCATCACCTCCTTGCGGCAATCGTTCAGCGTGTCCAGGAACAGCCGGAACTCCCGGACCGCCGTCAGCGGCAGCCGGCGCCCCCTCAGACCGCGGAGGGGGAGCCCCAGCCGCCGCGCCAGCATGAGGAGGGTGTCCAGTTCGCGGTTGGTGCGGCAGAGGATGCTCACATCCCCCGGGGCCAGCTCCGGGTCCTCGGAGAGCAGCCTTTGGGCCTCCAGGATCGCGCCTTTGAGGCAGCTCAGATGGTCGGGGGCGCCCACCAGCCCCACCCGGTGAGGGACGGCGCGGTTCGGCTCGTTCTCGGCGCAGACGATCGGGGCCGACTTGATCCGGTCCTGGTTGCGGGCGATCAGGGCATTGGCGGCCGCTACGATGGCCGGGCTCGACCGGTAGTTCCGGGAGAGCTCCAGGGTCTCGGCGCCGTAATCCTCCTGGAAGCGGCGGATGAACCGGACGTTGGATCCCTGCCAGCTGTAAATGTTCTGATCGTCGTCGCCGACCGCGGTCAGGACGGGCCTGCGGTCCGCGTCGCTCTCCTGCCTCCCGGCCAGGAGGGAGACGAGCCGGTACTCGAGCTCGTTGATGTCCTGGTATTCGTCCACCAGGATGTGGCGCAGGCCGGGCAGGAAGGTGTCCCGCCAGGGCCTGAGGCCGCTGTCGTCCCGCGCGGCCGCCTCGAGCATCCGCACCGCCTCCTGGAGCACATCCTTGAAGTACCCGGCTTCCGGGTCTTCCGTCCCCTGAACCGGGCCCGGGTCGAAGATGCGCCCCGTGAGGAACATGGCCAGGCTGTGGTAGGTGCGCACGCGCACCCAGGCGCCCTCGGGGCCGAGGAGCTCCCGCAGCCGCAGCTTGAGCTGGGTGACCGCGTTGCGGTTGAAGGCGAGGGCCAGGATGCGCTGGGGCTGGATGCGGTGGATCCGCACGAGGTAGGCGATGCGGTGGACGATCAGGCGCGTCTTGCCGGAGCCGGGCCCCGCCACGACGAGGATGTTGCGCCCTTTGGCCGCCGCCACGGCCTTTTCCTGCACCGGATTCTGGAGGTCCGCAACGATCCGGCGCCACGATTCGGGCGTCGTGGGGATTTCGAGCTGCTTGTACTGGCCCTTGAAATAGAGCTGTTTGAAGGGTTCCCGCAGCAGGTTGAAGTAGTCGGCCACGAACCTCCCGGCCTCTTTGACCGAGTCGAGGGCCAGGGCCACGTAACGGTCCATGATGTGGATCTGGGCGATCCGCTCCTTGTAGTGATCCTCGAGCGGCAGCAGCTCCTCCTTGTAGAAGCGGTCCTCCTTGCCGGCCAGGACGCGGATCGTGAGCGCGGGGCGGAAGACCGTCAGGCCGCTCTGCAGGGCGATGGCCTGGATGGCGTGCAGCGCCAGCAGGCCGTGTTCCATGTGCTGGTTCAGATCCTTCAGGTAGCTGGTCGTGAGGTTGTTCTTGAGGGCGGCGATCAGCTCCCCGCTCCGGAAGGCGGCCAGAAGGTCCTTGCCGCGGGCGTTGGTGGGGAGTTTGCGGATGAGCGCCTCCAGGATGACCCCGCAGACGGCCCCGCGCTCGGCGACCTGCCTCCGCAGCGTCTCCCAGTCCGTCTTGAAGGCGAGGCCGCAGGTGTCCTGGCTGATCTGCCGGCGCCTCGCCAGCTTGTCCTGGATGAGCACGTCCAGCACCCGCATCAGGCGGTCGGGCCGCGCCTCTTCGATCCCCCTTTCCTTGAGGGTCTGCGACATGCGGCGCACCCCGAGGATATAGGGGGTGTCGCCGCCGATGTCCGGTTCTTCCTCCTCCATCAGGGAGAGGAGGGCCTTTTCCAGGTGCAGGAACCCTTCGAGCCGCCGCCTGGAGTCGTTCACCACACCCACGTGCACGTAGGCGGTCAGGTTGAGGTCGTGGTTCAGGAGCCCCGCTTCGCGCATGGATCTCAGGGTGGCGACGAGGCTCCTGGGCTCGAGGCCCGTGGCTTGGCTCAACCGGTCGGTGTTGAGGAGTTCCTTGGGGTCGCTTTCGAGAAGCACCTGCAAGAGGGCCCGCCAGGCCGCCTTCCGGTTCTCCGACAGGCCCAGGGCGGCCATCCGCCCCTCGGCTTCCGACAGACTCCGCACCAGGACTTGGCCCTGGATGACGCTCGTGCGGTTGTCGCCCCGTTCGAGCTTCCCCTGCCGCTCGAGCCAGGCGAGGGCCGTCCGGGTGCGGATGTCGTAGGAGGGGTCTTCGAGCGTCAGGTTCTCGAGCCCCTGCTCCTCCACGGCCTCGCTCCCGAGGAGTTCGCCGGCCGTCACCACGATCGTCCGCTCCGGGTGCCGCTCGGCCAGGTGCTTGAGCCCGGTCAGGAGGCCCGATATGTCGCGCCACTCGAGCCAGCTCTGGGCGCTCAGCCAGAATTGGGTTTCGAGGTCTTCGGGGGTGAAGAGCAGACAGCAGACGGCCGGCTTTTTGTCCCGTCCGGCCCGGCCCGCCTCCTGGAGGTAATTCTCGAGGGAGCCCGGCACGCTGTAGTGGATGACGGCCCGCACCTCGGGCTTGTCCACCCCCATGCCGAAGGCGTTGGTGGCGGCGATCACCTGCAGTTCGCCCTCCAGGAAGCGCTCCTGCACGCTCCGCTTGTCCTCGGGGCTGCGCCCGCCGTGGAAATAGTCCGCCAGCCACGAGCGCTCCCGCAGCCCCTCCGCCACCCGCTCGGCGGCGCTGCGCGTGGCCGTGAAGACGATGCACCCGTCCCGCGGCCCGCTCGCCTGGAAGATCTCGCGCAGGAGCTGGTCCACGAGGTCGATCTTCTCGTTTTCGGAGGCCGCCTCGACGCTGAACCGGAGGTTCGGCCGCTCGTGCCCCCCCTCGAAGACCTCCAGCTCCAGCCCGCCTTCCTCCCGGAAATACCCGCAGATCTCTTCGATGACATCCTTCTTGGCGGTGGCGGTGAAGCAGGCGATCTGGGGCAGGTCCGCCGCCCCCTCCGGGAGGAGTTCCCTCAGAAACTTGACGATGAAGAGGTAGTCCGGGCGGAAGTCGTGCCCCCACTTGCTGAGGCAGTGGGCCTCGTCGATGACGACCAACCCGATTTCACGCTGCTTGAGGGTGGCTTTGACGGTCGTGTTGCGCATCTGCTCGGGGGCGATCCAGACCAGATCGATGTCGCCGAGGCGGATGCCTTCCAGGGTCCGGGCGCGCTCGAGCATGGTCAGGAGGCCGTTTACGGTCCCCACGTTGGCGATGCCGCGCCGCCTGAGGCTGTCCACCTGGTCCTTCATGAGGGATTGGAGCGGGGAGAGGATCAGCGTCAACTGGTTGCGCTGACGGGCCCGCATGAGGGCGGGCAGCTGAAAACAGAGGGACTTCCCGGAGCCTGTGGGCATGACCGTGAGGCAGTTCCGGCCCGCCAGGATGCGCTCCACCACCTGCTGCTGGAGCGGCGGGTCCTCGCCCCGCACCGGCAGGAAGCGCTCGAAACCGAAGAACCGCTGCAGGGCCTTCCCGGCGTGGTGATGTTCGGCGCAGTAGGCGCAGCCGGGATCGCCGCAAGCCGACGCCCGCAGTTCGTCCAGGTGCACCGGGATCACGGGGAACCGCCGCCGCACCCAGGGCGGCAGCACGGAGTTGCCGTCCGCCACCCCTAGCCAGGCGGCGATGTAGGCCAGGGCGGCCGCCGTCTGCGGGTCGCGGAAAAGCTGTTCGAAGACCGCTTCGCCCCGCCGGAGGCAGACCCTGCCGGCCGCGATCTCCATCCACGCGTCCTTGATCGCGGCCTCCTCCAAAGGCGGCGCACCGCAGAGCGCCGCGAAGAACCGCGCGTAGAAGTCCGCCGGGAAGGTCCGGTCCAGCAGGCCGCCGAAAAGCCCGAGGGTCCGCGGCGCCATCCGGCCGAAGGCCTCGACCTGGTCGGCGAAGAGGGAGGCCGCGCAGGCGGCGTCTCCCACCGGGTCGTTGGCCGACTCCCGGATGATCTTGTAGTCCTTGACCAGGCGGTGATAGGGGTTTTGCGGGAAGGCGAGCGGCGAGAGAAAAAGGGTGTCGAGCAGGGGCGATTGCAGCAGCCGCAGGTCCGGGTGGCGCCGCCGCAGATAGGGGATATCGTGACAGGCGAGGTTGTGCCCCAGCAGAAAATCGGCCCCCTCGCAGAAGGCGTCCAGCTCCGCCAGCGCCCTTTCGAGGCTGCTTCCACCTCTGCGGGCGAAGGTGCGCGTCCCGTCGGCGGTGACGGCGCCAATCTGGAGGATGCGGTCTTCGCCGGGATGGATTTCGAGGTCGATCGCAACGAAGGAGAAGCGGGGGGGCACGCTGATGCTCATGTCAGGTGGTCGGTCTCCGATCGTTCAGGATTCTGCCGGCGCCCGGGACGTTCGGTCAGGAAAACCTCCCAAAAATTACAACCATACATCACCCGGCCCGAAGATTCAAGTTCTCCGGTAAGCGGTCCGGAAAGCCGATGCCGAAGCCTCTTGAAAAGGTGCCGGCTTGCTTCTCGTTCCGCCTCCTATTACTTGACAAACACCATAGTTGTTGTGCAATTGTCTAAAAATCCGTTTTAAAGATTTGCCATGGATATTGTAATCG is a genomic window of Desulfatiglans anilini DSM 4660 containing:
- a CDS encoding SWIM zinc finger family protein, with product MARRGRRYTSYWPPYVPVAEKRAKAARQAQKLMKKGMRIDPVEIEGRTITRSFWGNGWCEHLESFSDYSNRLPRGRSYVRNGSVCHLDVLPGRIDALVSGSSLYSVSISIKELPARAWKEIKNRCVGQIGSMLELLQGKLSDEVMRIVTDREKGLFPGPREITFRCSCPDWAVMCKHVAAVLYGVGNRLDNRPELLFLLRGVDPEELMGAGVALPAAVAEGEGGFLAEEDLGDIFGIELDACDPKPRSAESKRRATGKGGASALPAAPGKKARRPRPAARSARAKSSTKTPPRSASAPASVERPAPAAKLKQGRVPPPGKTPLRTPPPPALPRLRPSGQSVARLRRTLKMTPAEFAERLDVTTATVYRWESTTGRLKLKDRSLQALRILAALANK
- a CDS encoding TonB-dependent receptor, producing the protein MKRLFLAALSMGCMLLNGWAFSAEEVISLPDIIVQGEFEEADFVGPMFTETNTKTKITEKAMDVLGTGSTMSVQKTINLMPSVNQQSVDPFGLGDISNYHESFRFRGVEATSGGNPASPVNVENIPVSGRPGGGANIYDMENFKSVSIYKGGLPADKAFGLTSIGGKIDLEVKRPSEEFSFDFRQALGSHDARRSFLRLDTGLLPSDTAGFLSYSNTNVDKWKGEGHSGRNNAMAGLTHKLGEKFEIEAFSIYNNAKVNTYRPLNYKQASSLDKNYNLEYTNDKNDYFYYDYNKNDFVDFNFFINAKYNISNDAKINLKPFYWNDHGYYSETITMKNGQNRIRRWDTDHDIVGALAEYNQKIRSFDYTIGYFYLEQERPGPPTSWKLYKLDSGELVFDKWQILSNSSKHRQHAPIASGKYSYGRLTLEGGVRYLRYSMPDITTYDATGIPDVSYEEALNLTTSIESKASAPSKDFDKILPNFGLNYKFKDSLSAYFSYGRNFGMSVALYPYYISQKSEFYKQGITLQDLWNKQELEIADNFDLGLRYISEKLYIVPTIYYAKHKNKAATYYDDSLGVSFPATIFDAEGYGFELEAGAVPTRNLSLYASFSYNRFYFSQNIYNQGGAVVPIDGNQVPDAPEFLAKALLSYRIGNFSLSPILRYTSSRYGDILQTEKVDEALIVDFDITYTTAIPKINVRELDVSLSFYNLMDKEYISIINTSDYQTLGSTYQSGAPFTVFLSAAVHF
- a CDS encoding RecQ family ATP-dependent DNA helicase, which gives rise to MSISVPPRFSFVAIDLEIHPGEDRILQIGAVTADGTRTFARRGGSSLERALAELDAFCEGADFLLGHNLACHDIPYLRRRHPDLRLLQSPLLDTLFLSPLAFPQNPYHRLVKDYKIIRESANDPVGDAACAASLFADQVEAFGRMAPRTLGLFGGLLDRTFPADFYARFFAALCGAPPLEEAAIKDAWMEIAAGRVCLRRGEAVFEQLFRDPQTAAALAYIAAWLGVADGNSVLPPWVRRRFPVIPVHLDELRASACGDPGCAYCAEHHHAGKALQRFFGFERFLPVRGEDPPLQQQVVERILAGRNCLTVMPTGSGKSLCFQLPALMRARQRNQLTLILSPLQSLMKDQVDSLRRRGIANVGTVNGLLTMLERARTLEGIRLGDIDLVWIAPEQMRNTTVKATLKQREIGLVVIDEAHCLSKWGHDFRPDYLFIVKFLRELLPEGAADLPQIACFTATAKKDVIEEICGYFREEGGLELEVFEGGHERPNLRFSVEAASENEKIDLVDQLLREIFQASGPRDGCIVFTATRSAAERVAEGLRERSWLADYFHGGRSPEDKRSVQERFLEGELQVIAATNAFGMGVDKPEVRAVIHYSVPGSLENYLQEAGRAGRDKKPAVCCLLFTPEDLETQFWLSAQSWLEWRDISGLLTGLKHLAERHPERTIVVTAGELLGSEAVEEQGLENLTLEDPSYDIRTRTALAWLERQGKLERGDNRTSVIQGQVLVRSLSEAEGRMAALGLSENRKAAWRALLQVLLESDPKELLNTDRLSQATGLEPRSLVATLRSMREAGLLNHDLNLTAYVHVGVVNDSRRRLEGFLHLEKALLSLMEEEEPDIGGDTPYILGVRRMSQTLKERGIEEARPDRLMRVLDVLIQDKLARRRQISQDTCGLAFKTDWETLRRQVAERGAVCGVILEALIRKLPTNARGKDLLAAFRSGELIAALKNNLTTSYLKDLNQHMEHGLLALHAIQAIALQSGLTVFRPALTIRVLAGKEDRFYKEELLPLEDHYKERIAQIHIMDRYVALALDSVKEAGRFVADYFNLLREPFKQLYFKGQYKQLEIPTTPESWRRIVADLQNPVQEKAVAAAKGRNILVVAGPGSGKTRLIVHRIAYLVRIHRIQPQRILALAFNRNAVTQLKLRLRELLGPEGAWVRVRTYHSLAMFLTGRIFDPGPVQGTEDPEAGYFKDVLQEAVRMLEAAARDDSGLRPWRDTFLPGLRHILVDEYQDINELEYRLVSLLAGRQESDADRRPVLTAVGDDDQNIYSWQGSNVRFIRRFQEDYGAETLELSRNYRSSPAIVAAANALIARNQDRIKSAPIVCAENEPNRAVPHRVGLVGAPDHLSCLKGAILEAQRLLSEDPELAPGDVSILCRTNRELDTLLMLARRLGLPLRGLRGRRLPLTAVREFRLFLDTLNDCRKEVMSAAALRGLVEDLTSESGYSPQNMWVGMFRSILENHLHETMGRDLPVADFIDYVYDASRDVRQLYQTDRGSVLAATLHTAKGLEFPAVIIAGQPVRNKAGHEEERRLFYVAVTRAMRHLTVFYERRDPHPFIPELAGAGPEAVVYREADPPLDAEDERDYHTRLWDLDLRDVVISFPSLPGFIKQAQPILRRIEPGAAESLTLVKPGRYYLISYDLTPIARLSARGEARYEGILAQGLRLRRLRFLAAVARREKDAPRIPIPGARSAPWYTGLFQLAFEPARPTAPCSDGNE